One Saccharopolyspora erythraea NRRL 2338 genomic region harbors:
- a CDS encoding nucleoside deaminase: MPERPSEADFREWLSVAVAEARAGAAEGGIPIGAALVGRDGEVLGRGHNRRVQDGDPSVHGETSAFRAAGRQRSYAGTTMVTTLSPCWYCSGLVRQFGISRVVIGEARNFHGGHDWLAEHGVEVVLLDDPGCVEMMADFIAANPRLWHEDIGEDED, from the coding sequence ATGCCGGAGCGACCGTCCGAAGCCGACTTCCGCGAGTGGCTCTCCGTCGCGGTGGCCGAGGCCCGCGCGGGCGCGGCCGAAGGCGGGATCCCGATCGGCGCGGCGCTGGTCGGCCGGGACGGCGAGGTGCTGGGGCGGGGGCACAACAGGCGGGTGCAGGACGGCGATCCGTCGGTGCACGGGGAGACCTCGGCGTTCCGCGCCGCGGGCAGGCAGCGCTCCTACGCCGGGACGACGATGGTCACCACGCTCTCGCCGTGCTGGTACTGCAGCGGTCTGGTCCGCCAGTTCGGCATCAGCCGGGTGGTGATCGGCGAGGCCCGCAACTTCCACGGCGGCCACGACTGGCTGGCCGAGCACGGCGTGGAGGTCGTCCTGCTCGACGACCCGGGCTGCGTCGAGATGATGGCCGACTTCATCGCGGCCAACCCGCGGCTGTGGCACGAGGACATCGGCGAGGACGAGGACTGA
- a CDS encoding amino acid permease, which yields MSKAVTESDEQSGLRRDLSGRQVGMIAVGGAIGTGLFLGSGLAISIAGPAVIIAYAVAAFAALALAYALAEMIVVHPEAGGFGPIAQRYLGGLAGFVQRWMYFAAQVVNIGSEVVAAGLYVQFWYPQMPLWLPVVVFSAVMLAVNASAVRYFGEFEYWFAMIKVVTIVVFILLGLTYIVFGLPGHAPVGVSALTEHDGFLPNGIGAVWLALTVVTFSYLGTEAVALTASESRDPGRDVPRAARGTVLRLALFYVVGMLVVVSILPWNQVSTEDDVTQSPFVRLFATAGIPAAAGIMNFVVLTAALSAMNTNLYVTARMTYSLARDGYAPKWFTGLSANGAPRRALLLSAVGLALAAAISVFSPETAFPMMLGLALFGALIVWLLILATQLAFRRRRAAEGLPPSPVRLPGTPVTTVLVMVFVAAVLLTTPFTEQFNTAWKAGVPFLLVLVGAYYVVRKRAAARG from the coding sequence GTGAGCAAGGCCGTGACCGAATCGGACGAGCAGTCCGGTCTGCGCAGAGATCTCTCCGGCCGCCAGGTCGGGATGATCGCCGTCGGCGGTGCGATCGGTACCGGGCTGTTCCTCGGTTCGGGGCTGGCGATCTCGATCGCCGGTCCTGCGGTGATCATCGCCTACGCCGTGGCCGCGTTCGCCGCGCTCGCGCTGGCCTACGCGCTGGCCGAGATGATCGTGGTGCACCCGGAGGCGGGCGGCTTCGGCCCGATCGCGCAGCGCTACCTCGGCGGCCTGGCCGGTTTCGTGCAGCGGTGGATGTACTTCGCCGCGCAGGTGGTCAACATCGGCAGCGAGGTAGTCGCAGCCGGGCTCTACGTGCAGTTCTGGTACCCGCAGATGCCGCTGTGGCTGCCGGTGGTGGTGTTCTCGGCGGTCATGCTGGCGGTCAACGCCTCGGCGGTGCGCTACTTCGGCGAGTTCGAGTACTGGTTCGCCATGATCAAGGTAGTCACGATCGTGGTGTTCATCCTGCTCGGGCTGACCTACATCGTCTTCGGCCTGCCCGGACACGCCCCGGTCGGCGTGAGCGCGCTGACCGAGCACGACGGCTTCCTGCCCAACGGCATCGGCGCGGTGTGGCTGGCGCTGACCGTGGTCACCTTCTCCTACCTCGGCACCGAGGCCGTCGCGCTGACCGCGTCGGAGTCCCGCGATCCCGGCCGCGACGTCCCCCGCGCGGCGCGCGGCACCGTGCTGCGGCTGGCGCTGTTCTACGTCGTCGGCATGCTCGTGGTGGTCTCGATCCTGCCCTGGAACCAGGTGTCCACCGAGGACGACGTCACGCAGAGCCCGTTCGTCCGGCTCTTCGCGACGGCGGGCATCCCGGCCGCGGCGGGGATCATGAACTTCGTGGTGCTCACCGCGGCGCTTTCGGCGATGAACACCAACCTCTACGTCACCGCGCGGATGACCTACTCGCTGGCCAGGGACGGCTACGCGCCGAAGTGGTTCACCGGGCTCAGCGCCAACGGCGCGCCGCGCCGGGCGCTGCTGCTCTCGGCGGTGGGGCTGGCCCTTGCGGCGGCGATCTCGGTGTTCTCGCCGGAGACCGCGTTCCCGATGATGCTCGGGCTGGCGCTGTTCGGCGCGCTGATCGTGTGGCTGCTCATCCTGGCCACGCAGCTGGCGTTCCGCAGGCGGCGGGCGGCGGAGGGACTGCCGCCGTCGCCGGTGCGGCTGCCGGGAACGCCGGTGACGACCGTGCTGGTGATGGTGTTCGTGGCGGCCGTGCTGCTGACCACCCCGTTCACCGAGCAGTTCAACACCGCGTGGAAGGCGGGCGTGCCGTTCCTGCTGGTGCTGGTCGGGGCCTACTACGTGGTCCGGAAGCGGGCGGCGGCGAGGGGCTGA
- a CDS encoding OsmC family protein: protein MSSTPVEVRRTGKHTFTATNDRGAEVTIGRDGAPGAFTPGELLLAAIAGCSAVTSESMLIRRLGESATLDVHADRTKTEEDPHKFAEVQVRFDVDLSPIEDAGQRAKLVDAVQRAIERLCTVSRAVEEGTPISLELPRD from the coding sequence ATGTCATCCACACCGGTCGAAGTGCGCCGCACCGGCAAGCACACCTTCACCGCGACCAACGACCGCGGCGCGGAGGTGACGATCGGGCGCGACGGCGCGCCCGGTGCCTTCACCCCGGGAGAGCTGCTGCTGGCGGCCATCGCGGGCTGCTCGGCGGTGACCAGCGAGAGCATGCTGATCCGCAGGCTCGGCGAGTCGGCCACGCTGGACGTGCACGCCGACCGCACCAAGACCGAGGAGGACCCGCACAAGTTCGCCGAGGTCCAGGTGCGCTTCGACGTCGACCTCAGCCCGATCGAGGACGCCGGGCAGCGCGCGAAGCTCGTCGACGCGGTGCAGCGGGCGATCGAGCGGCTGTGCACGGTGAGCCGGGCGGTCGAGGAGGGCACCCCGATCTCGCTCGAGCTGCCGCGCGACTGA
- the rpe gene encoding ribulose-phosphate 3-epimerase: MIAPSILSADFARLADEMAAVNGEPGHRADWLHVDVMDAHFVPNLTLGLPVVKSLLKATDIPIDCHLMIEDPDRWAPGYAEAGAYNVTVHVEAAEDPVMLAKNLRAAGAKAGLSIKPNTPLEPYVEVLKHYDTLLVMSVEPGFGGQSFIADVLTKVRKARELVDTGHLNLVVEIDGGINADTIEQAAEAGVDCFVAGSAVYGAGDPAQAVEALRGQAAPAFANAHAGL, encoded by the coding sequence ATGATCGCGCCCTCCATCCTTTCCGCCGACTTCGCCCGCCTCGCCGACGAGATGGCCGCCGTCAACGGCGAGCCCGGCCACCGCGCCGACTGGCTGCACGTCGACGTGATGGACGCGCACTTCGTGCCGAACCTGACCCTCGGCCTGCCCGTGGTGAAGTCGCTGCTGAAGGCCACCGACATCCCGATCGACTGCCACCTGATGATCGAGGACCCCGACCGCTGGGCCCCCGGTTACGCCGAGGCGGGCGCCTACAACGTCACCGTGCACGTCGAGGCCGCCGAGGACCCGGTCATGCTGGCCAAGAACCTGCGCGCGGCGGGGGCCAAGGCGGGTCTGTCGATCAAGCCGAACACTCCGCTGGAGCCCTACGTCGAGGTGCTCAAGCACTACGACACCCTCCTGGTGATGTCGGTCGAGCCGGGCTTCGGCGGCCAGAGCTTCATCGCCGACGTGCTCACCAAGGTGCGCAAGGCCCGCGAGCTGGTCGACACCGGTCACCTCAACCTCGTCGTTGAGATCGACGGCGGCATCAACGCCGACACCATCGAGCAGGCCGCCGAGGCCGGTGTGGACTGCTTCGTGGCGGGCTCGGCCGTCTACGGCGCCGGGGACCCCGCCCAGGCGGTCGAGGCGCTGCGGGGCCAGGCGGCCCCGGCTTTCGCGAACGCGCACGCCGGGCTGTGA
- a CDS encoding zf-HC2 domain-containing protein, translating to MNCESCRISISARLDGEDGTAPDEQVDAHLESCAACRAWQAKAAMLTRGLRVRPASPTPDLVDAVLAHAPRRRHRAVPRVALAVVAVAQLLLGALQMLGLGPHAHHGMSAHLFNESTAWNLAVGAGLLWAAARTRAVSGMLPLLSVFLVVLTGFSLHDLMAGVVSVERVASHGLMLLGLGLLYTVHRTSSGGHPGGATADDSDEHTGLSGPRTDVPGRTAASGRPPLRPTAQDRRAA from the coding sequence GTGAACTGTGAAAGCTGCCGGATCTCGATCTCGGCGCGGCTGGACGGCGAGGACGGGACCGCGCCCGACGAGCAGGTCGACGCCCATCTGGAGAGCTGCGCCGCGTGCCGGGCGTGGCAGGCCAAGGCCGCGATGCTCACCCGGGGGCTGCGGGTCCGCCCCGCGAGCCCGACCCCCGACCTGGTCGACGCGGTGCTCGCGCACGCCCCGCGCCGGCGCCACCGGGCGGTGCCGCGCGTCGCGCTGGCCGTGGTCGCGGTGGCCCAGCTCCTGCTCGGCGCCCTGCAGATGCTCGGGCTCGGTCCGCACGCCCACCACGGCATGAGCGCCCACCTGTTCAACGAGAGCACCGCGTGGAACCTCGCCGTCGGTGCCGGGCTGCTCTGGGCCGCGGCCCGCACCCGCGCGGTGTCCGGGATGCTGCCCCTGCTGAGCGTGTTCCTGGTGGTGCTGACCGGCTTCTCGCTGCACGACCTGATGGCCGGTGTCGTGTCGGTGGAGCGGGTGGCCTCGCACGGCCTGATGCTGCTGGGGCTCGGTCTGCTCTACACCGTGCACCGCACCAGCAGCGGTGGACACCCCGGCGGCGCTACCGCCGACGACTCCGACGAGCACACCGGGCTCTCCGGTCCCCGCACCGATGTCCCGGGCAGGACGGCGGCGTCCGGTCGCCCGCCGCTGCGGCCCACGGCGCAGGACCGCCGGGCGGCATGA
- the ribD gene encoding bifunctional diaminohydroxyphosphoribosylaminopyrimidine deaminase/5-amino-6-(5-phosphoribosylamino)uracil reductase RibD, which translates to MRTAIGAAEGVRGTTSPNPPVGCVVLDAAGAVAGIGATRPPGGPHAEVVALREAGERARGGTAVVTLEPCSHTGRTPPCTDALLAAGVARVVHAVSDPMPVAAGGADILRAAGVEVHSGLLAEEAESGPLRAWLHFARTGRPHVTWKYAATLDGRSAAADGTSKWISSPEARAEVHELRRRMDAVVAGTGTVLADDPQLTARTPEGGLHEHQPLRVVVGNRPVPAGARVLDDTAETLLLPASDPDTVLAELAGRGAVDVLLEGGPVLAGAFAAAGRIDRVLGYIAPALLGSGRAALGDAGVGSISQAFRLHVEQVTMVGPDVRVSAVPVAQE; encoded by the coding sequence ATGCGCACCGCGATCGGCGCGGCCGAGGGCGTGCGCGGCACGACGAGCCCCAACCCGCCCGTCGGGTGCGTCGTGCTCGACGCCGCCGGTGCGGTCGCCGGGATCGGCGCGACCCGGCCGCCCGGCGGCCCGCACGCCGAGGTCGTCGCCCTGCGTGAAGCGGGCGAGCGGGCCAGGGGCGGCACGGCGGTGGTGACGCTGGAGCCCTGCTCGCACACCGGCCGCACCCCGCCCTGCACCGACGCGTTGCTCGCGGCCGGGGTCGCCCGCGTCGTGCACGCGGTCAGCGACCCGATGCCGGTCGCCGCGGGCGGCGCCGACATCCTGCGCGCGGCGGGCGTGGAGGTCCACAGCGGACTGCTCGCCGAGGAGGCCGAGTCCGGCCCGCTGCGCGCCTGGCTGCACTTCGCCCGGACCGGACGGCCGCACGTGACGTGGAAGTACGCGGCCACTTTGGACGGTCGCTCGGCGGCGGCCGACGGCACCAGCAAGTGGATCAGCTCCCCCGAGGCGCGCGCCGAGGTCCACGAGCTGCGGCGGCGGATGGACGCCGTCGTCGCGGGCACCGGCACCGTGCTGGCCGACGACCCGCAGCTGACCGCCCGGACGCCGGAGGGCGGCCTGCACGAGCACCAGCCGTTGCGCGTCGTGGTGGGGAACCGGCCCGTTCCGGCGGGAGCGCGCGTGCTCGACGACACCGCCGAGACGCTCCTGCTGCCGGCGTCCGATCCGGACACCGTGCTGGCCGAGCTCGCCGGCCGCGGTGCGGTGGACGTGCTGCTGGAGGGCGGGCCCGTGCTCGCCGGGGCCTTCGCCGCGGCCGGGCGGATCGACCGCGTGCTCGGCTACATCGCTCCCGCGCTGCTCGGTTCGGGCCGCGCGGCCCTCGGCGACGCCGGAGTGGGAAGTATCTCGCAGGCGTTCCGGTTGCACGTG